One part of the Gossypium raimondii isolate GPD5lz chromosome 1, ASM2569854v1, whole genome shotgun sequence genome encodes these proteins:
- the LOC105786361 gene encoding fructose-bisphosphate aldolase 6, cytosolic, whose translation MSCFISKYADELAKNAAYIGTPGKGILAADESTGTIGKRLASINVENVEENRRALRELLFTAPGALQFISGVIFFEETLYQKTASGKLFVDVLKESCVLPGIKVDTGTVVLNGTNDETFTQGLDGLAQRCQKYYEAGARFAKWRAVLKIGTIEPTELAIQENANGLAMYSAICQQCGLVPIVEPEILVDGPHDINKCAAVTERVLAACYKALNDHHVMLEGTLLKPNMVTPGSDSPKVAPEVIAEHTVRALQRTVPPAVPAVVFLSGGQSEEEATINLNAMNKLKTKKPWSLSFSFGRALQQSTLKAWGGKAENVAKAQEAFLVRCKANSEATLGTYKGDAKLGEGAAESLHVKDYKY comes from the exons ATGTCTTGCTTCATTAGCAAATACGCCg ATGAGCTAGCTAAAAACGCTGCCTATATCGGCACACCTGGGAAGGGAATCCTTGCGGCTGATGAATCCACCGGCACAATCGGCAAGCGTCTTGCAAGCATTAATGTAGAGAACGTTGAAGAAAACAGGCGAGCTCTTCGTGAGCTCCTCTTCACTGCTCCCGGTGCTCTCCAGTTCATCAGTGGTGTTATATTCTTCGAGGAAACACTCTACCAAAAAACTGCTTCTG GCAAGCTTTTTGTTGATGTGTTGAAAGAATCTTGTGTCCTCCCTGGCATCAAGGTTGACACCGGCACCGTTGTGCTTAATGGAACCAATGACGAGACTTTCACCCAGGGTCTTGATGGCCTTGCCCAGCGTTGCCAAAAGTACTACGAAGCTGGTGCTCGGTTTGCCAAATGGCGTGCTGTACTTAAGATCGGCACTATTGAACCAACCGAGCTTGCAATCCAAGAAAACGCCAATGGCTTAGCCATGTATTCCGCCATCTGCCAACAATGTGGCTTAGTCCCCATTGTCGAACCCGAAATCCTTGTTGATGGGCCACACGACATTAACAAGTGTGCTGCGGTAACCGAGCGTGTCCTCGCAGCTTGCTACAAAGCTCTAAACGACCACCATGTGATGCTCGAAGGTACATTGTTGAAACCCAACATGGTGACACCCGGTTCCGATTCCCCAAAAGTTGCACCCGAGGTTATTGCCGAACACACGGTTCGTGCCTTACAACGAACCGTCCCACCTGCAGTCCCTGCAGTAGTGTTCTTATCTGGTGGACAAAGTGAAGAAGAGGCTACCATTAACCTCAATGCCATGAACAAGCTCAAGACCAAGAAACCATGGTCACTGTCATTCTCATTTGGACGAGCTCTTCAACAGAGCACTCTCAAGGCCTGGGGTGGGAAAGCGGAGAATGTGGCGAAGGCCCAAGAGGCTTTCCTCGTTAGGTGCAAGGCTAACTCCGAGGCAACTCTTGGTACCTATAAAGGTGATGCAAAGCTTGGTGAAGGTGCTGCTGAGAGCCTTCACGTTAAGGACTATAAATACTGA
- the LOC105786362 gene encoding uncharacterized protein LOC105786362, giving the protein MRSITSCYIEKAIKVSDSYCSWPSINQAYISPNHVPSTPNTVTCIYKAKTSPQTHLFITLTWCNISQGLSIKVSDNLNRISEPYQLKNNKGNKGFKACNSEIEVIWDVSNAEFINGSPEPTSKYSLIVLVDSRICFLLGDNIDEKADPSFNLISRTETFIANTVYSTKARFCESGLAHDILIEYCNGGELCVSIDKKEVFQVKRLKWNFRGNQIIFLDGLLVDMMWDLHDWVFKQTNGRAVFMFRTRSGFDSRLWLEEKSGCLEHSDKGRGHEFSLLICACKNPR; this is encoded by the coding sequence ATGAGGAGCATAACATCTTGTTACATTGAAAAAGCCATCAAAGTATCAGATTCTTATTGTTCATGGCCTTCAATTAATCAAGCTTATATATCACCCAACCATGTTCCTTCAACCCCAAACACTGTAACATGCATATACAAAGCTAAAACCAGTCCCCAAACACACCTTTTCATCACCCTCACATGGTGTAATATAAGCCAAGGCTTATCGATCAAGGTTAGTGACAACTTAAACCGCATCTCCGAACCTTATCAATTGAAGAACAACAAAGGTAACAAAGGGTTCAAAGCGTGTAATTCGGAGATTGAAGTCATTTGGGATGTTTCCAATGCCGAGTTCATCAATGGATCACCGGAACCAACCAGTAAGTACTCACTCATCGTGTTAGTCGACTCACGTATCTGTTTCTTACTCGGCGATAACATAGACGAAAAGGCTGACCCGTCGTTCAACTTGATATCGAGAACGGAAACTTTTATAGCCAACACGGTTTATTCGACCAAGGCAAGGTTTTGTGAGAGTGGGTTGGCTCATGATATCTTAATAGAGTATTGTAATGGAGGGGAATTGTGTGTAAGTATTGATAAAAAGGAAGTGTTTCAAGTGAAGAGATTGAAGTGGAATTTTAGAGGGAATCAAATCATATTTTTGGATGGATTATTAGTGGATATGATGTGGGATTTGCATGATTGGGTGTTTAAGCAAACAAATGGGAGAGCTGTGTTCATGTTTAGGACAAGGAGTGGGTTTGATAGTAGGCTTTGGTTAGAAGAAAAAAGTGGGTGTTTGGAACATAGTGACAAAGGAAGAGGTCATGAGTTTTCTTTGTTGATCTGTGCTTGTAAGAATCCTCGttaa